In Drosophila ananassae strain 14024-0371.13 chromosome 3R, ASM1763931v2, whole genome shotgun sequence, the DNA window TCTATCTGGTTTCAAGACAACCGGTGTGGACGGATCTATTCTGCTCAACGGAAGGCGACGAGATCTGCGTAAGTGTCTTTGATTTCCGGGCAGTTTCAAGTGATTAATGGAGTATCCACCATGTAGCCTCCTTCCGCCGCATGTCCTGCTACATTACACAGGACGATCGCCTGCAGCCCCTGCTGACTGTCAACGAGAATATGCACATCGCTGCGGATCTTAAGCTGGGAAACACCGTTAGCTACGAAGAGAAGGAGAGCAGGGTGAGTTGCAAAGTCTCAGATTTAAAATCTTGCAGATAATTTAACACTTATACCTGGCAGATTGAAGAtatcctgctgctgctgggtcTCTACAACCATGATCAAACCCTGACAGTCCGCCTGTCCGGTGGTCAGAAGAAAAGACTTTCCATAGCCATGGAATTGATCAACAATCCAACTGTGATGTTCCTCGATGAGCCTACAACGTAAGTGTCCTTTCTAATACTTGCTAGTCTAGTTCTAACTTTATTACTCTTCCTTTTTCAGTGGCTTGGACAGCAGCTCGTGCACCAAGGTCCTGGAGCTGCTAAAGAGGCTGACAAGCCAGGGACGCACCATCATCTGCACCATTCACCAGCCCACAGCCAAGCTGTTCCAGATCTTCGATCAGGTCTATGTCCTCTCCGCTGGTAACTGCGTCTACCAGGGCAGTACCCAGAAACTTGTACCATTCCTGCAGTCCGTGGATCTGCCATGTCCCATGTACCACAATCCAGCAGATTACAGTGAGTCTGGAAGAGATTAATAATTTAACCAAAATCCTATTGAAATGTTTCCTTTCGCAGTTATTGAACTTGCCTGCGGGGAGTACGGCTTCGACAAGATCGATACCCTCAAGAGTGCCACTGAAAACGGAAGCGCCCTTACCTGGTTCGATAATCCCAGTAGTGTGATGCGGGCCGAGGCGCTCATGCGAAAGTTTCCGATTCCCAAGAGAAGCAAAGCCCGATCCTTGGAGGACACTAGCTACTCGAACCAGTGCTCTGTGCTGATACGTCGAGGATACATCAAAGCGAAACGGGATACGACCATGACTCACTTGCGAATCGGAGTTAACATTGCGGTGGCCGCGCTTTTCGGCGCCATGTACGATCACACAGGCCGGGAGGGATCTCGTGTCCTGGACAACTACAACCTGCTATTTGCCATATTGATGCACCATTCCATGACGACAATGATGTTAACGGTTTTGACTTGTAAGAACCAAAACTACTTTCTGTATCAAAGCCAGAAACTAATCGTAATTGAAATTATCTTAACCAGTCCCCATTGAGCTGTCCATTCTGATCAAGGAACACTTCAATCGCTGGTACTCCCTGAAAGCCTACTACACTGCCATGACTCTGGTTGATCTCCCCGTTTCGGTAAGCTATCATTTATTTTGTCCGGAATCTGGAAATTAATGGAAGTTCTTATATCCGCCGCAGATCCTCAGTTGTTTCCTCTTCACCGGTATCGTTTACTTATGGAGCTATCAGCCGATGGAGTGGGTCCGCTTTTGGATGTTCTTCGTCATCAGTTTAATGACAGTCTTTGTGGGACAAAGCTTTGGACTGATGATCGGCGCCTGGTTCGATGTGACCAATGGAACTTTCCTGGCGCCCGTCCTAACCATTCCCATGATGATGTTTGCCGGTTTTGGTGTCACATTGCGGGATCTGCCCAGCTACTTAAAATGGGGCAGTCACATATCATACCTACGATATGGTTTGGAAGGATTCATAGCAGCGATCTACGGTTTGGATCGAGGAACACTGGCCTGTGACGAGGCGCCCTACTGCCACTACAGGCAAGTCCTTAGTATTAACCGAGAGATTCTAGAcattgacatttatttttccaTGCAGATACCCAAAGAAATTCCTGGAGGAGATTACCATGAGAGGAGATCAGTTCTGGAACGACGTGCTCGCGCTGACTCTGATGATTGTTCTTTTCAGGCTAGCGTCGTATATCATACTCAAGGCCAAGATAAAGTCTATTCGATGATTCCGATGAGGAATAAAAGCCCACAATTCCATTCCTTGTATTATAAATTACTTGTTGAACATTATGTTTAGtgctattaatatttaaaaataatattatgtaCAAGTACACAAAACATTGTTAAATAAAGCTACGATTTTTTGTAACTATCCTAGAAAGCATCCACTTTTTATCACAGGAATCAGTTGCTCACACCTTGAACAATTTCGGATTCGTCGCCCGCCTCTGCCGCTGGCTTTAGTAACTGTTGCAGTTCCTTGGCATTCGTGGCCATTTCTGCTGAGTTCAGCTGGAATGGAACGAATTCCATTAATTGTAAAATAGCTTTtgataaataaagaaaacttaCCACCACGACCTTGTGCCCCAGCGATTCCAGCAGCCTTTTCTTCAGACGCAATAACGATGTTGGCTTCTTACTAAATTTTAATGTTTGATTGGCGGTGAGAAGTTCAACAAAGTATACAGAAGCATGCTCTCCCATCGTTTGAACTCGCAAACTTGGCAGATTTATGCCACTGATGGGACAGACCAAATCCACACCCTCTACTTCAGAGTCTTGACTCAGGTCCAGGGCATACTTCCTCAAGTCTGTGCGTTCCCTCAGCAGATAAGTCGGTGCCCGCTCGAATTCCTTGAAAGCCTTCTCTGTTTTATGGTGCGCCATTGATGATTGTTCGATGGCAACAGCAGACCGCAGGACAGTCAAACGGCTGTCCACCTTGGGTTGAGCTCGTGTCTGGCGTTGGTTGGCCTTCAGTTTCTCAGCTGCATCGATCAGATCTTTGGAATAATGTCCCAAAGTGCACAGGGAGAGGCAGGTGTCCACCAGATTGTCTGGGAAATAGTCGTACTCCCCATGATCGAGCTTTCGGAGAGCGGCAAGCTCAAGTTGCCGGACGTGTTGCGGGGATAATTCACAATCCAGTTGGGCGCTGGCCCACAAGAAGGTAGCCAAGTCCTTGGCTCGCAGTTGGCCCGGCTTAAGCACAGTCATTAGCTGCTCAATCAGGACATTTAGGCACTCCTTATGGTCCCAAAGCTGCTCAGCGAAGAACGAAAAGATGTGGGCCAAGCCGCGTGGTTCAATCAAAGCTATCTTATTGGGATCCATGCATATATCCTGCAGATGATGGCAGACACGGTCGTCCATTACTCGTTGCAGCCTTAAGGCCTTCACGAAGGAGATCAGAAGGGCACCACTTTCTTCAGTAAGCTCCAAATTTAAAACTGCGTCGACTAGTGCTGATTCATATGGCTTTCTCGCTTCGCCAGTGACCACTGTAGAGGTTTTGTAGGCCGCATTGCTGATCACAGCGAGATCCAGTTCACTCAAGGCCGGCAAGTGACCCTCCAGTTGAGTTTCCAACAGCTCCTGGAAATCATTTGGCAACTGGACCTGCTTTTTTTGCAACCCCAGATAAAAGCACACTTGTACAAATCGTTCCTTGTTGTCGCTGTAGTTCTCCTTGGCCAAACGCTGAACGGCTGCCTGATAGAAGTCCATACGCTTCATCCACCCGGGCATAAGGAAGAGGAATGAGTACAGCGTTTCCAGCACTGTGTTGGTGTCCATTTTCTTCAACTGACTTTCAGCCCTAGCATCCAATGTATTCAGAGCGGCCACATACATGGGTACAGCGGCGTTGGACCGATAGCTAGAGGCCAGGATGATCAGGGCGGGCAGTTGAGCGGCATCGGTTTCTTGAACGGATCGTTGGAAGTGCCGATCGTCGGTGATCGGGAAGAAGTCGGCGTAGCGGACTGTCGTCTTTGGCAGCACGTGTTCCCGATCCCTGTGCCGCTCCAGAGCAATGTGCTTAGCGAACCGGGTGAGCAAGGTGCCGGTCTCGTCCGAGGTGTTTCGCATGACATCTCTAGGCGTCAAGGATGCGTAGCTTCTTAAAGGGCTAATACTGGTGGGGGCCCCCGCCAAGCGTCGGAGGAAGGCGTACATACCGAATGTAcgtttaattatatatttatgtaatgAAATTACAAAAACGTGCCCATCAAGTTAAAAACATTTAGCAACTAAAAACGTATTTATCAACACTGCCATCTTTTAGGGAAATTTAAATTCCCtttaactttttaaattacaaatttacatgtatattataaataaaaggtAGCTTGAAAATGTTTACCACATAAAATGTTCTTTTTTTgtcacaaaaataaattaaatcataatTTCGGCCTTATAAATAAAGGAGGCAATTGGAAACTCTGACACCTTTTAAATTTGACAGCACTGGCGCTCGTAGAGCAAGATAAGAAaccaaaaaatgaagaaaGCCGCGGGATTTGTTATTTTCAGGAGACTTTGTGGGGAAATTCAGTATCTATTGCTGAAAGCTTCCTACGGAGACTTTCACTGGAGCTCCCCCAAAGGTCATGTGGATCCAGGCGAGGACGATTTCACGACCGCTCTGCGGGAAACCAAAGAAGAAGCCGGGTAAGTGTCATGCCCTGTGAATGTTTATACTCTGTTTTATAATCGCATAAACAATAGCTATGACGAAAAGGATTTGATTATCTACAAGGACACTCCGCTAACACTGAACTATCAGGTGAAGGGCAAACCCAAAATTGTCATCTACTGGCTGGCTGAGCTTCGAAATCCTTGCCAGGAACCTATTTTGTCGGAGGAGCACACTGCGCTTAAGTGGCTGCCCAAAGAAGAGGCCAAGGAGTGTGTGGGCTTCCAGGACAACCAAGTGATGATTGACAAGTTCCACGACATGATTTTGCAGCAAAAACAACCAGAGTGTAATTAAAAAGATGTAAACATAAAATAAGTTTTGGGCAACACTGAAGATAAGAAATAAATACTGAAATTAATACCAAACTTAATACCAAGCTTATGTCAGGGCATTGGTGTTCGTTTGACAGCACTGTTTTCAATGCTGTGGAAAAGCGTACAAATTGTATCCACATAAATTGATTTGTTGTGCGAACGAAAGCAAGCGCTATAAATTAAAGAGATTTAAGTTGGTACAGCATGGGTTCCCATTCGCGCACTCCCAGTCCGTCAAGCAAACGGCGACATCACAAAAGCAAGCACAAGAAACGCAGTAAGTCGCACAATCGGGACCGAGAGCACGACAGAGACAAGTCCTCGGAGGTAAACCACCATGGACGGCGTGACCGGGAACGGGACCGCGAGCGGGATCGGGACAGGGAGC includes these proteins:
- the LOC6496975 gene encoding ATP-binding cassette sub-family G member 4, whose translation is MATTREQFLFGNENGVAGLGLGIEIGEAPNSRVYNATTEPVSSAGGRRNGQPSTTTTVTPTSAPTPPQAGYTNGSTASKQPPLEPVEEEEVHFDTDALNNLPAREPVDMEFKELSLTVNLGFKRGSKEILHNVCGKFPGSQLIAIMGPSGAGKSTLLDALSGFKTTGVDGSILLNGRRRDLPSFRRMSCYITQDDRLQPLLTVNENMHIAADLKLGNTVSYEEKESRIEDILLLLGLYNHDQTLTVRLSGGQKKRLSIAMELINNPTVMFLDEPTTGLDSSSCTKVLELLKRLTSQGRTIICTIHQPTAKLFQIFDQVYVLSAGNCVYQGSTQKLVPFLQSVDLPCPMYHNPADYIIELACGEYGFDKIDTLKSATENGSALTWFDNPSSVMRAEALMRKFPIPKRSKARSLEDTSYSNQCSVLIRRGYIKAKRDTTMTHLRIGVNIAVAALFGAMYDHTGREGSRVLDNYNLLFAILMHHSMTTMMLTVLTFPIELSILIKEHFNRWYSLKAYYTAMTLVDLPVSILSCFLFTGIVYLWSYQPMEWVRFWMFFVISLMTVFVGQSFGLMIGAWFDVTNGTFLAPVLTIPMMMFAGFGVTLRDLPSYLKWGSHISYLRYGLEGFIAAIYGLDRGTLACDEAPYCHYRYPKKFLEEITMRGDQFWNDVLALTLMIVLFRLASYIILKAKIKSIR
- the LOC6498535 gene encoding uncharacterized protein LOC6498535 → MYAFLRRLAGAPTSISPLRSYASLTPRDVMRNTSDETGTLLTRFAKHIALERHRDREHVLPKTTVRYADFFPITDDRHFQRSVQETDAAQLPALIILASSYRSNAAVPMYVAALNTLDARAESQLKKMDTNTVLETLYSFLFLMPGWMKRMDFYQAAVQRLAKENYSDNKERFVQVCFYLGLQKKQVQLPNDFQELLETQLEGHLPALSELDLAVISNAAYKTSTVVTGEARKPYESALVDAVLNLELTEESGALLISFVKALRLQRVMDDRVCHHLQDICMDPNKIALIEPRGLAHIFSFFAEQLWDHKECLNVLIEQLMTVLKPGQLRAKDLATFLWASAQLDCELSPQHVRQLELAALRKLDHGEYDYFPDNLVDTCLSLCTLGHYSKDLIDAAEKLKANQRQTRAQPKVDSRLTVLRSAVAIEQSSMAHHKTEKAFKEFERAPTYLLRERTDLRKYALDLSQDSEVEGVDLVCPISGINLPSLRVQTMGEHASVYFVELLTANQTLKFSKKPTSLLRLKKRLLESLGHKVVVLNSAEMATNAKELQQLLKPAAEAGDESEIVQGVSN
- the LOC6496976 gene encoding bis(5'-nucleosyl)-tetraphosphatase [asymmetrical], which produces MKKAAGFVIFRRLCGEIQYLLLKASYGDFHWSSPKGHVDPGEDDFTTALRETKEEAGYDEKDLIIYKDTPLTLNYQVKGKPKIVIYWLAELRNPCQEPILSEEHTALKWLPKEEAKECVGFQDNQVMIDKFHDMILQQKQPECN